In a genomic window of Streptomyces noursei ATCC 11455:
- a CDS encoding bifunctional adenosylcobinamide kinase/adenosylcobinamide-phosphate guanylyltransferase: MDLTLLGTAAPQGLPRPDCPCAACATAVGDEARAATALLVDGALLLDLTPGPAFAAARAGRSLAGVRQVLLSHPHDGPALEVPAGLPQPGRVADGRELALLGGHRVRAVAVDVPGTGYEVTGGDGERLLYLPPGAAPAGWGEADPGNGGPAAAGGPGPYDLVLLDVLARPEALARLRASGAVDAATDVVAVHLDHTVPPGPELHRRLAALGARTVPDGTSLVVGEYHAVPDLPRRTLVLGGARSGKSVEAERRLLAFPEVVYVATSGTRDGDEDWAQRVALHRERRPAGWRTVETCDLLPLLAEPATAPPLLVDCLALWLTDAMDEAGAWDDSAWEAGGRRALRERCEALVAAVRETRRRVVAVSNEVGSGVVPATPAGRRFRDELGRLNAAFGAECEQLLVVVAGQALALRG, from the coding sequence GTGGACCTCACTCTCCTCGGCACCGCGGCCCCGCAGGGGCTGCCGCGCCCCGACTGCCCGTGTGCCGCCTGTGCGACCGCCGTCGGCGACGAGGCACGGGCGGCGACCGCCCTGCTCGTCGACGGCGCGCTGCTGCTCGATCTGACTCCGGGCCCGGCGTTCGCCGCCGCCCGTGCGGGCCGCTCGCTCGCCGGGGTGCGCCAGGTGCTGCTCTCCCACCCGCACGACGGGCCGGCGCTGGAGGTGCCGGCGGGGCTGCCGCAGCCGGGCCGGGTCGCCGACGGCCGGGAGCTGGCGCTGCTGGGCGGGCACCGGGTGCGGGCCGTCGCGGTGGACGTCCCCGGCACCGGCTACGAGGTCACCGGCGGCGACGGCGAGCGGCTGCTGTACCTGCCGCCGGGCGCGGCGCCGGCCGGATGGGGCGAGGCCGACCCCGGCAACGGCGGGCCCGCGGCGGCGGGCGGCCCGGGGCCGTACGACCTGGTGCTGCTGGACGTGCTGGCGCGGCCGGAGGCGCTGGCCCGGCTGCGGGCGAGCGGCGCGGTGGACGCGGCGACCGACGTGGTCGCGGTGCACCTGGACCACACCGTGCCGCCCGGGCCCGAACTCCACCGCCGGCTGGCGGCGCTGGGCGCCCGCACGGTGCCGGACGGCACCTCCCTCGTGGTCGGCGAGTACCACGCGGTGCCCGACCTGCCGCGCCGGACGCTGGTGCTGGGCGGGGCGCGCAGCGGGAAGTCGGTGGAGGCCGAACGCCGGCTGCTGGCCTTCCCCGAGGTGGTGTACGTGGCCACCAGCGGCACCCGGGACGGGGACGAGGACTGGGCGCAGCGGGTGGCGCTGCACCGGGAGCGGCGCCCGGCCGGCTGGCGGACCGTCGAGACCTGTGACCTGCTGCCGCTGCTGGCGGAGCCGGCGACCGCGCCGCCGCTGCTCGTCGACTGCCTGGCGCTGTGGCTGACGGACGCCATGGACGAGGCCGGGGCGTGGGACGACTCGGCCTGGGAGGCGGGCGGGCGGCGGGCGCTGCGGGAGCGCTGCGAGGCGCTGGTGGCGGCCGTGCGGGAGACCCGCCGGCGGGTGGTGGCGGTGAGCAACGAGGTCGGTTCGGGGGTGGTCCCGGCGACCCCGGCGGGCCGCCGGTTCCGGGACGAACTCGGGCGGCTGAACGCCGCGTTCGGCGCGGAGTGCGAGCAGCTGCTGGTGGTGGTCGCGGGCCAGGCGCTTGCGCTGCGCGGCTGA
- the cobT gene encoding nicotinate-nucleotide--dimethylbenzimidazole phosphoribosyltransferase — MSALNLDDFAQLIERPDADVRRTAEERRARTALPPGALGRLDELGEWLAAVQQQVPVRPVERPRALLFAGDHGVARLGVSARPAGGTKDLVRAVLDGASPAAVLARTAGVPVRVVDMAVDCDPAELPEEVTRHRVRRGSGRIDVEDALTAEEAEAAFRAGMAIADEEADAGTDLVVLGDLSVGGTTAAGTLIAALCGTDASVVTGRGGRPIDDLAWMRKCAAIRDALRRARPVLGDQLQLLATVGGADLTAATGFLLQSAVRRTPVILDGVVSAACALVAQRVAFRAPDWWVAGQASGEPAQAKALDRIALNPLLDHGVTAGEGTGALLALPLVRAAAALAAELPVGD; from the coding sequence ATGAGCGCCCTGAACCTCGATGACTTCGCCCAACTGATCGAGCGCCCCGACGCCGATGTGCGCCGCACCGCCGAGGAACGGCGGGCCCGGACGGCCCTGCCGCCCGGCGCCCTGGGGCGGCTGGACGAGCTGGGCGAGTGGCTGGCCGCCGTCCAGCAGCAGGTGCCGGTGCGGCCCGTCGAGCGGCCCCGGGCGCTGCTGTTCGCCGGCGACCACGGCGTCGCGCGGCTGGGCGTCTCGGCCCGGCCGGCCGGTGGCACCAAGGACCTGGTGCGGGCCGTCCTGGACGGGGCGAGCCCGGCGGCGGTGCTGGCGCGCACCGCCGGCGTGCCGGTGCGGGTGGTGGACATGGCGGTGGACTGCGATCCGGCGGAGCTGCCGGAGGAGGTCACTCGGCACCGGGTGCGCCGCGGCTCGGGGCGGATCGACGTCGAGGACGCGCTGACCGCCGAGGAGGCCGAGGCGGCGTTCCGGGCCGGGATGGCGATCGCGGACGAGGAGGCGGACGCCGGCACCGACCTGGTCGTGCTGGGCGATCTGAGCGTGGGCGGCACCACCGCCGCCGGCACCCTGATCGCCGCGCTGTGCGGGACGGACGCCTCGGTCGTCACCGGGCGGGGCGGCCGGCCCATCGACGACCTGGCCTGGATGCGCAAGTGCGCGGCGATCCGGGACGCGCTGCGCCGGGCCCGACCGGTGCTGGGCGACCAGCTGCAGCTGCTGGCGACCGTCGGCGGCGCCGATCTGACCGCGGCCACCGGCTTCCTGCTGCAGAGCGCGGTCCGCCGCACCCCGGTGATCCTGGACGGCGTGGTCTCCGCGGCCTGCGCGCTGGTGGCGCAGCGGGTGGCGTTCCGGGCGCCGGACTGGTGGGTGGCCGGGCAGGCCAGCGGCGAGCCGGCGCAGGCCAAGGCGCTGGACCGGATCGCACTCAACCCTCTGCTCGATCACGGCGTCACAGCGGGCGAGGGGACCGGGGCGCTGCTCGCCCTGCCGTTGGTACGGGCGGCGGCCGCACTGGCCGCGGAGCTCCCGGTAGGCGACTGA
- the pspAA gene encoding PspA-associated protein PspAA gives MIVRIMGEGQVKLDDAHFIELNKLDDELLAEMESGDEAGFRRTLGALLDSVRRLGTPLPDDALEPSELILPAPDASLAEVREMLSDDGLIPG, from the coding sequence GTGATCGTACGGATCATGGGGGAGGGGCAGGTGAAGCTGGATGACGCCCACTTCATCGAGCTCAACAAGCTGGACGACGAACTGCTCGCCGAGATGGAGAGCGGTGACGAGGCCGGATTCCGGCGCACCCTGGGGGCCCTGCTGGACTCCGTCCGTCGTCTGGGCACCCCGTTGCCGGACGACGCCCTGGAGCCCTCCGAGCTGATCCTGCCCGCGCCGGACGCGAGTCTGGCGGAGGTCCGGGAGATGCTCAGCGACGACGGCCTGATCCCGGGCTGA
- a CDS encoding PspA/IM30 family protein — protein sequence MSDGVMKRMGMIFRAKANKALDRAEDPRETLDYSYQKQLELLQKVRRGVADVATSRKRLELQLNQLQGQSAKLEDQGRKALALGREDLAREALTRRSALQQQVTDLETQHQTLQGEEEKLTLAAQRLQAKVDAFRTKKETIKATYTAAQAQTRIGEAFSGISEEMGDVGLAIQRAEDRTAQLQARAGAIDELMASGALDDPTGMAKDDITAELDRLSGGSDVELELQRMKAELAGGPSAQQQAIEGGPGGAAQQAPQQQHPRLDKQ from the coding sequence ATGAGCGATGGTGTCATGAAGCGGATGGGGATGATCTTCCGCGCGAAGGCCAACAAGGCCCTTGACCGGGCCGAAGACCCGCGCGAGACCCTCGACTACTCGTACCAGAAGCAGCTCGAACTGCTGCAGAAGGTACGCCGCGGCGTCGCCGACGTGGCGACCTCCCGCAAGCGCCTGGAGCTGCAGCTCAACCAGCTCCAGGGCCAGTCCGCGAAGCTGGAGGACCAGGGCCGCAAGGCGCTGGCGCTCGGCCGCGAGGACCTGGCCCGCGAGGCGCTGACCCGGCGCAGCGCGCTGCAGCAGCAGGTCACCGACCTGGAGACGCAGCACCAGACCCTCCAGGGCGAGGAGGAGAAGCTGACGCTCGCCGCGCAGCGGCTCCAGGCCAAGGTCGACGCCTTCCGCACCAAGAAGGAGACGATCAAGGCCACGTACACCGCCGCCCAGGCGCAGACCCGGATCGGCGAGGCGTTCTCCGGCATCTCCGAGGAGATGGGCGATGTCGGCCTGGCGATCCAGCGGGCCGAGGACCGCACCGCGCAGCTCCAGGCCCGGGCCGGTGCCATCGACGAGCTGATGGCCTCCGGCGCGCTGGACGACCCGACCGGCATGGCCAAGGACGACATCACCGCCGAGCTGGACCGGCTCTCCGGCGGCAGCGACGTCGAGCTGGAGCTGCAGCGGATGAAGGCCGAGCTGGCGGGCGGGCCGTCCGCCCAGCAGCAGGCCATCGAGGGCGGCCCGGGTGGCGCCGCCCAGCAGGCCCCGCAGCAGCAGCACCCGCGTCTCGACAAGCAGTGA
- a CDS encoding DUF3043 domain-containing protein yields the protein MFRSRSKDEQAATAKVTASQPQQPRDPQAPKGRPTPKRSDAQSQRRTRAQTPTNRKDAVKAQREARRADMARQREALANGDERYLPVRDKGPVRRFARDYVDARWCVAEFFLPVAVVILVLTMIRVPQIQSIALLLWLVIIVLIVLDSIMIWFRLGKLLQQRFPKENLKGARAYAVMRTLQMRRLRLPKPQVKRGQRP from the coding sequence GTGTTCCGAAGCCGTTCGAAGGATGAGCAGGCCGCGACCGCCAAGGTGACCGCGTCCCAGCCCCAGCAGCCCCGCGACCCGCAGGCCCCCAAGGGCCGTCCGACGCCCAAGCGCAGCGACGCCCAGTCGCAGCGCCGCACGCGCGCTCAGACGCCGACCAACCGCAAGGACGCCGTGAAGGCGCAGCGGGAGGCGCGGCGTGCCGACATGGCCCGCCAGCGCGAGGCCCTGGCCAACGGCGACGAGCGCTATCTGCCGGTCCGCGACAAGGGCCCGGTGCGTCGTTTCGCCCGGGACTACGTCGACGCCCGGTGGTGCGTGGCGGAGTTCTTCCTGCCGGTCGCCGTGGTGATCCTGGTGCTGACCATGATCCGGGTGCCGCAGATCCAGAGCATCGCGCTGCTGCTGTGGCTCGTGATCATCGTCCTGATCGTGCTCGACTCGATCATGATCTGGTTCCGGCTGGGCAAGCTGCTCCAGCAGCGCTTCCCCAAGGAGAACCTCAAGGGCGCCCGCGCCTACGCCGTGATGCGCACGCTCCAGATGCGCCGGCTGCGGCTGCCCAAGCCGCAGGTCAAGCGCGGCCAGCGCCCCTGA
- a CDS encoding leucyl aminopeptidase, whose product MTALSLSTSSAATVRADAVVVGVAKGAKGVVVAPGAEAVDDAFGGKLAAVLETLGASGVEGEVTKLPAADGIKAPVVLAVGLGDAPAKGDSYDHEALRRAAGSAARTLAGAKKAAFALPVEHAGAAAAVGEGALLGAYSFTAFRSNGGNGKGAKGRKGDAKSAPLGEATVLGGKPRDKEFKAAAERAQVLAAEINRARDLINTPSNALDPKQFAAEAQAAAKEFGLTFEVLDEKALKKGGYGGLMGVGQGSEAPPRLVRIAHTHADAERTLALVGKGITYDSGGISLKPAGHNETMKCDMSGAAAVFAAVVAAARLDLPVNVTGWLALAENMPSGSATRPGDVLTMYSGKTVEVLNTDAEGRLVLADALTRASEEAPDAIVDVATLTGAMVLALGHRHFGIMANDDAFRTAIHEIAEEVGEQSWPMPLPAELRKGMDSPVADIANMGDRMGGGLVAGLFLKEFVGEGIAWAHLDIAGPAFHEGAPWGYTPKGGTGSSVRTLLRLAERTAEGDLG is encoded by the coding sequence GTGACTGCACTGAGCCTCAGTACTTCTTCCGCCGCAACGGTGCGCGCGGATGCCGTCGTCGTCGGCGTGGCCAAGGGCGCCAAGGGCGTCGTGGTCGCCCCCGGCGCCGAGGCCGTGGACGACGCGTTCGGCGGCAAGCTCGCCGCCGTGCTGGAGACCCTCGGCGCGAGTGGTGTCGAGGGCGAGGTGACCAAGCTGCCCGCCGCCGACGGCATCAAGGCGCCGGTCGTGCTGGCGGTCGGCCTGGGCGACGCCCCGGCCAAGGGCGACTCCTACGACCACGAGGCACTGCGCCGCGCGGCGGGCAGCGCCGCCCGGACGCTGGCCGGCGCCAAGAAGGCGGCCTTCGCGCTGCCGGTCGAGCACGCCGGGGCGGCCGCCGCGGTCGGCGAGGGCGCGCTGCTGGGCGCGTACAGCTTCACCGCGTTCCGCAGCAACGGCGGGAACGGCAAGGGCGCCAAGGGCCGCAAGGGCGACGCCAAGTCGGCGCCGCTGGGCGAGGCCACGGTCCTCGGCGGCAAGCCGCGGGACAAGGAGTTCAAGGCCGCCGCGGAGCGCGCCCAGGTGCTGGCCGCGGAGATCAACCGCGCCCGCGACCTGATCAACACGCCCTCCAACGCCCTGGACCCCAAGCAGTTCGCCGCCGAAGCGCAGGCCGCCGCCAAGGAGTTCGGCCTCACCTTCGAGGTGCTGGACGAGAAGGCGCTCAAGAAGGGCGGCTACGGCGGCCTGATGGGCGTCGGCCAGGGCTCGGAGGCGCCGCCGCGGCTGGTGCGGATCGCACACACGCACGCGGACGCGGAGCGCACGCTGGCGCTGGTCGGCAAGGGCATCACCTACGACTCGGGCGGTATCTCGCTCAAGCCGGCCGGCCACAACGAGACCATGAAGTGCGACATGAGCGGCGCCGCCGCGGTGTTCGCCGCGGTCGTGGCCGCCGCGCGGCTGGACCTCCCGGTGAACGTCACCGGCTGGCTGGCGCTCGCCGAGAACATGCCGTCCGGCTCCGCCACCCGCCCCGGCGACGTGCTGACCATGTACAGCGGCAAGACCGTCGAGGTGCTCAACACCGACGCCGAGGGCCGCCTGGTGCTGGCCGACGCGCTGACCCGGGCCTCGGAGGAGGCGCCGGACGCGATCGTGGACGTGGCGACGCTCACCGGGGCGATGGTGCTGGCGCTGGGCCACCGCCACTTCGGGATCATGGCGAACGACGACGCCTTCCGCACCGCGATCCACGAGATCGCCGAGGAGGTCGGCGAGCAGTCCTGGCCGATGCCGCTCCCCGCCGAGCTGCGCAAGGGCATGGACTCCCCGGTCGCCGACATCGCCAACATGGGCGACCGGATGGGCGGCGGCCTGGTCGCCGGCCTCTTCCTGAAGGAGTTCGTCGGCGAGGGCATCGCCTGGGCGCACCTGGACATCGCCGGCCCGGCCTTCCACGAGGGCGCGCCCTGGGGCTACACCCCCAAGGGCGGCACCGGCTCCTCGGTCCGCACTCTGCTGCGGCTGGCCGAGCGCACCGCCGAGGGCGACCTGGGCTGA
- a CDS encoding sensor histidine kinase, with amino-acid sequence MTALPSPATAQDASRVARLRQWHRTHQLAFDTAVAAAVFVAILCGAVAGPHGPHGAHLPRFGVRELSPVTVVLAVLACGALVLRRRLPRTVLAATGALTIVELVAQSNAPRAPVAAAAVIALFTVASRTDRPTTWRIGVLTCLVLTAAAMFFGDRSWYAQENLAIFAWTGMAAAAGDAVRSRRAYVDAIRERAERAERTREEEARRRVAEERLRIARELHDVVAHHIALVNVQAGVASHVMDNRPDQAKQALAHVREASRSALEELRATVGLLRQPDDPTAPTEPAPGLGVLDQLIDGFVRAGLPVALDLPPAPQPALPASVDLTAYRVVQEALTNVRKHAGDGARATVRIIRTDGALTVTVQDDGRGAGADAAVAADGPGEGAVAGSVGGHGLIGMRERVQALRGTVVTGPRAAGGFQVRVTLPLGGARTGETT; translated from the coding sequence GTGACAGCCCTTCCGTCGCCCGCCACCGCCCAGGACGCGAGCCGCGTCGCCCGGCTCCGCCAGTGGCACCGGACGCATCAGCTCGCGTTCGACACGGCGGTGGCGGCGGCGGTGTTCGTGGCGATCCTGTGCGGCGCGGTGGCCGGGCCGCACGGCCCGCACGGCGCGCACCTGCCCCGCTTCGGCGTCCGCGAGCTCTCGCCCGTCACCGTGGTGCTGGCCGTCCTCGCCTGCGGCGCGCTGGTGCTGCGCCGGCGGCTGCCCCGCACGGTGCTGGCCGCCACCGGCGCGCTGACGATCGTCGAGCTGGTCGCCCAGTCCAACGCCCCGCGCGCCCCGGTCGCCGCAGCGGCGGTGATCGCCCTGTTCACCGTTGCCTCCCGCACCGATCGGCCCACCACCTGGCGCATCGGCGTGCTCACCTGCCTCGTGCTGACCGCCGCCGCGATGTTCTTCGGGGACCGCTCCTGGTACGCCCAGGAGAACCTCGCGATCTTCGCCTGGACCGGGATGGCCGCGGCGGCCGGCGACGCGGTCCGCAGCCGCCGGGCCTACGTGGACGCCATCCGCGAGCGCGCCGAGCGCGCCGAGCGCACCCGCGAGGAGGAGGCCCGCCGCCGGGTCGCCGAGGAGCGGCTGCGCATCGCCCGCGAGCTGCACGACGTGGTCGCGCACCACATCGCCCTGGTCAACGTCCAGGCCGGGGTCGCCTCGCACGTCATGGACAACCGGCCCGACCAGGCCAAACAGGCGCTGGCGCACGTCCGGGAGGCGTCCCGGTCGGCGCTGGAGGAGCTGCGCGCCACGGTCGGCCTGCTGCGCCAGCCCGACGACCCGACGGCCCCCACCGAGCCCGCGCCCGGCCTCGGCGTCCTGGACCAGCTGATCGACGGGTTCGTCCGGGCCGGCCTGCCGGTCGCCCTGGACCTGCCGCCCGCGCCGCAGCCCGCCCTGCCCGCCTCGGTGGACCTGACCGCCTACCGGGTGGTCCAGGAGGCGCTGACCAACGTCCGCAAGCACGCCGGCGACGGTGCCCGCGCCACCGTGCGGATCATCCGGACCGACGGTGCGCTGACCGTGACCGTCCAGGACGACGGCCGCGGCGCTGGAGCGGACGCCGCGGTGGCCGCGGACGGGCCGGGGGAGGGGGCCGTGGCGGGGTCCGTCGGCGGCCATGGTCTGATCGGGATGCGCGAACGGGTCCAGGCGCTGCGCGGCACGGTCGTCACCGGCCCCCGGGCGGCCGGCGGCTTCCAGGTGCGGGTCACCCTGCCGCTGGGCGGCGCGCGTACCGGTGAGACGACATGA
- a CDS encoding phosphatidylglycerol lysyltransferase domain-containing protein, with protein sequence MSPEEDHPLGRWARRGAAFGIWYLRVVTFINVLGAVWVSFGNDIRRHNAADFFTPYLLTAGFASGAFSLFLAVTLRRRKRAAWILNVVLSGLFLLLVAVVMGLAPEFRTHPQNWVSLALTLLFTASLLVGRREFYAKGDRANPKLAALTAAGGLLVASLLAALLVSVTNLASPGASTFAERWRYGLLRLVSLAADDRGFPGISTPNWVNGTINVLSAALLVAVLWAAFRSVRTVDPISADDEEKLRGLLTRHGDRDSLGYFALRRDKSAVFSPSGKAAVTYRVVGGVSLASADPLGDPEAWPGAIERWLAEAREHGWAPAVMGASEEGGTIYARHGLDALELGDEAIVETAEFTLSGRAMRTVRQAYHRIQRAGYTVRIRRHEDIPAEEMARLVRLADDWRDGDTERGFSMALGRLGDPADGRCVMLECTDAEGRLRALLSFVPWGRKGLSLDLMRRDRESDNGLMEFMVLELIQRADEVEITQLSLNFAMFRSVFERGSRLGAGPVLRVWRSLLGFFSRWWQIESLYRANAKYRPVWEPRYMLFEKSTDVLRIGIAAARAEGFLEAPGLPKWLNRKHLEHGR encoded by the coding sequence TTGAGTCCGGAGGAAGACCACCCCCTCGGCCGGTGGGCGCGGCGCGGTGCCGCGTTCGGCATCTGGTACCTGCGCGTCGTCACCTTCATCAACGTCCTCGGGGCGGTGTGGGTGTCGTTCGGCAACGACATCCGGCGCCACAACGCCGCGGACTTCTTCACCCCGTACCTGCTCACCGCGGGCTTCGCGTCGGGCGCCTTCTCGCTGTTCCTGGCGGTGACGCTGCGCCGCCGGAAGCGGGCGGCGTGGATCCTGAACGTGGTGCTGTCCGGTCTCTTCCTGCTGCTGGTGGCCGTGGTGATGGGGCTCGCCCCGGAGTTCCGGACGCATCCGCAGAACTGGGTGTCGCTGGCGCTGACGCTGCTGTTCACGGCGTCCCTGCTGGTCGGCCGGCGGGAGTTCTACGCCAAGGGCGACCGGGCCAACCCGAAGCTGGCGGCGCTGACCGCGGCCGGCGGGCTGCTGGTCGCCTCGCTGCTGGCGGCGCTGCTGGTGTCGGTCACCAACCTGGCCTCCCCGGGCGCCTCGACGTTCGCCGAGCGCTGGCGGTACGGCCTGCTGCGGTTGGTGTCGCTGGCCGCCGACGACCGCGGCTTCCCCGGGATCTCCACGCCGAACTGGGTCAACGGCACCATCAACGTGCTGAGCGCGGCGCTGCTGGTGGCCGTGTTGTGGGCGGCGTTCCGGTCCGTGCGCACCGTCGACCCGATCTCCGCGGACGACGAGGAGAAGCTGCGCGGGCTGCTCACGCGGCACGGCGACCGGGACTCGCTGGGGTACTTCGCGCTGCGCCGCGACAAGAGCGCGGTGTTCTCGCCCAGCGGGAAGGCGGCGGTGACGTACCGGGTGGTCGGCGGGGTGTCGCTGGCCTCCGCCGACCCGCTGGGCGACCCGGAGGCGTGGCCGGGGGCGATCGAGCGCTGGCTGGCCGAGGCCCGGGAGCACGGCTGGGCGCCGGCGGTGATGGGCGCGAGCGAGGAGGGCGGCACCATCTACGCCCGGCACGGGCTGGACGCGCTGGAGCTGGGCGACGAGGCGATCGTGGAGACCGCGGAGTTCACCCTGAGCGGCCGGGCCATGCGCACCGTGCGGCAGGCGTACCACCGGATCCAGCGGGCCGGCTACACGGTCCGCATCCGGCGGCACGAGGACATCCCCGCCGAGGAGATGGCGCGGTTGGTACGCCTGGCCGACGACTGGCGCGACGGGGACACCGAGCGGGGCTTCTCGATGGCGCTGGGCCGGCTCGGCGATCCGGCGGACGGGCGCTGCGTGATGCTCGAATGCACCGACGCCGAGGGCCGGTTGCGGGCGCTGCTGAGCTTCGTGCCGTGGGGGCGGAAGGGACTGTCGCTGGATCTGATGCGGCGGGACCGGGAGTCCGACAACGGGCTCATGGAATTCATGGTGCTGGAGCTGATCCAGCGGGCGGACGAGGTGGAGATCACTCAGCTCTCGCTCAACTTTGCGATGTTCCGTTCCGTCTTCGAACGGGGGTCGCGGCTCGGCGCGGGCCCGGTGCTGCGTGTGTGGCGCTCCTTGCTCGGCTTCTTCTCCCGGTGGTGGCAAATCGAATCGCTCTATCGCGCCAACGCGAAATACCGGCCCGTCTGGGAGCCCCGGTACATGCTCTTCGAGAAGAGCACCGACGTGCTGCGGATCGGTATCGCCGCGGCCCGCGCCGAGGGCTTCCTCGAAGCGCCCGGCCTGCCGAAGTGGCTGAACCGCAAGCATTTGGAGCACGGGAGATGA
- a CDS encoding methyltransferase, with protein sequence MTELSRHHGYRARRRRSPLRPAAPGRPGPVGPGRGGELSDAAEAAVRGYLERRPDATVVVLGEGLGTGFRRLDNGRLTWLSVLPPQDAAARRLLLPDGPRRRTVGCAGSGADWPDVVGAPEGGVVVAVPRTPAGLSAGAVADLLAVCAARFPGGALVLDALPRWTAAVARSARRHPAVAAVRVLPLAAGRGSPGRWRRWLPGTVVCEVRFTGGGAT encoded by the coding sequence GTGACCGAACTTTCCCGACATCACGGGTACCGCGCCCGCCGCCGGCGTTCCCCCCTCCGGCCTGCCGCCCCCGGGCGCCCCGGTCCGGTCGGGCCGGGCCGGGGCGGCGAGCTGAGCGACGCCGCCGAGGCGGCGGTCCGCGGCTATCTGGAGCGCCGCCCGGACGCCACCGTGGTCGTCCTCGGCGAGGGCCTGGGGACCGGCTTCCGGCGGCTGGACAACGGGCGGTTGACCTGGCTGTCGGTGCTGCCGCCGCAGGACGCGGCGGCCCGCCGGTTGCTGCTGCCCGACGGCCCCCGGCGGCGCACCGTCGGCTGCGCGGGATCGGGCGCCGACTGGCCGGACGTGGTGGGCGCGCCGGAGGGCGGGGTGGTGGTGGCGGTGCCCCGGACGCCCGCGGGGCTGTCGGCGGGCGCGGTGGCGGACCTGCTCGCGGTGTGCGCGGCGCGGTTCCCCGGCGGGGCGCTGGTGCTGGACGCGCTGCCCCGGTGGACGGCGGCGGTGGCCCGGTCGGCCCGCCGCCACCCGGCCGTCGCCGCGGTGCGCGTCCTCCCCCTGGCGGCGGGCCGCGGGTCGCCCGGCCGGTGGCGGCGGTGGCTGCCGGGGACGGTGGTGTGCGAGGTGCGGTTCACCGGCGGTGGCGCCACCTGA
- a CDS encoding adenosylcobinamide-GDP ribazoletransferase, translating into MNDTAPVPPSPASLADGLRFAFGTLTVLPVRLTRWDRAAARGGMLCAPVAGLVVGLCAAALGGVLLVLGGGPLLAAIGSAVVPAVLTRGLHLDGLADTADGLGSGKPAEEALRIMKRSDIGPFGVITLLFALLAQVAALFGLYAAGWASGAAGAVVAAVTARGALTLASRAGVPAARPEGLGAAVAGAVPVPAAVGCAALVAAGCAAFGAAAGGPYGALHAAVAALLGLAGGEVLLRHCRRRFGGVTGDVFGALAECAGLTALVLLTLG; encoded by the coding sequence GTGAACGACACCGCCCCCGTGCCGCCCTCCCCCGCCTCCCTCGCCGACGGGCTCCGCTTCGCGTTCGGCACGCTGACCGTGCTGCCGGTGCGGTTGACCCGCTGGGACCGGGCCGCGGCCCGCGGCGGAATGCTGTGCGCACCCGTGGCCGGACTGGTGGTCGGCCTGTGCGCGGCGGCGCTGGGCGGGGTGCTGCTGGTGCTCGGCGGCGGGCCGTTGCTGGCCGCGATCGGCAGCGCCGTGGTGCCGGCGGTGCTCACCCGCGGCCTGCACCTGGACGGGCTCGCGGACACCGCCGACGGCCTGGGCAGCGGCAAGCCCGCCGAGGAGGCGCTGCGCATCATGAAGCGGTCCGACATCGGGCCGTTCGGCGTGATCACCCTGCTGTTCGCGCTGCTCGCCCAAGTGGCCGCGCTCTTCGGTCTGTACGCGGCGGGCTGGGCGAGCGGCGCGGCCGGGGCGGTGGTGGCGGCGGTCACCGCCCGCGGCGCGCTGACCCTGGCCTCCCGGGCGGGGGTGCCGGCGGCCCGCCCGGAGGGGTTGGGGGCCGCGGTCGCCGGGGCGGTTCCGGTGCCGGCCGCGGTGGGCTGCGCGGCGCTGGTGGCGGCCGGCTGCGCGGCGTTCGGCGCGGCGGCCGGCGGCCCGTACGGCGCGCTGCACGCGGCGGTGGCGGCGCTGCTCGGGCTGGCGGGCGGGGAAGTGCTGCTGCGGCACTGCCGACGGCGGTTCGGCGGGGTGACCGGCGATGTCTTCGGCGCCCTCGCGGAGTGCGCCGGACTCACCGCGCTGGTGCTGCTCACACTCGGCTGA